In Lautropia mirabilis, one DNA window encodes the following:
- a CDS encoding Y-family DNA polymerase produces the protein MLWACIALPELALDVVRRSQPDPEAPLVLVDGPATCRSLVAVNAAAARCGLRVGQKLTVARAIHAEFIALPHDAAALPRWQQWLAAWAYRFSHQVCAAWPQALVLEVGSSLGLMGGWPAFEERLRRELSDLQFRHRIALAPFPRAAHLLAWLQDGLQATDAAQLQVLLARVPVRRAGLPDGAGERLHRLGIRRLQQVFEMPADGLRRRFGESLLHCLDELRGRRQPPLTLFQPPEHFDMRLELEYGVTDHQPLMFPLRRLVMDLATFLARRIRGVQQLTAWLDHERGSRRTSDEAAPGATPLRLRLLAPEHDGATLFELLRSRLEAVVLERPVVGLRLVARDLQPLQPPGRDLFDARIGRAEGWGQLRERLRVRLGEDAVYGVAPVADPRPEHAWKKVVGASMDGGGRDVGRRAPERLPGWPARPGWMLPEPRPLTQPVAEIVGGPERLESGWWDGGDLKRDYYVLRLANGQLAWAFSAVGQHGPWMLQGWFA, from the coding sequence ATGCTGTGGGCCTGCATTGCCTTGCCGGAGCTGGCGCTGGACGTGGTCCGGCGCAGCCAGCCCGATCCGGAGGCACCGCTGGTGCTGGTGGATGGTCCAGCCACATGCCGCAGCCTGGTGGCCGTCAATGCGGCTGCCGCACGTTGCGGGCTGCGGGTCGGCCAGAAGCTGACCGTGGCCCGTGCCATTCATGCCGAGTTCATCGCCCTGCCCCATGATGCCGCCGCATTGCCGCGCTGGCAGCAGTGGCTGGCGGCCTGGGCCTATCGCTTCAGCCATCAGGTCTGCGCGGCCTGGCCGCAGGCCCTTGTTCTGGAGGTGGGCAGCAGCCTGGGGCTGATGGGCGGGTGGCCTGCCTTCGAGGAACGGCTGCGGCGCGAGCTGTCGGATCTGCAGTTCCGCCATCGCATCGCGCTGGCGCCCTTTCCCCGGGCGGCCCATCTGCTGGCCTGGCTGCAGGATGGCCTGCAGGCCACCGATGCGGCACAGTTGCAAGTACTGCTGGCCCGGGTGCCGGTGCGACGTGCCGGCCTGCCTGATGGCGCCGGCGAGCGGCTGCACCGGCTGGGCATCCGGCGGCTGCAGCAGGTCTTCGAGATGCCGGCCGACGGGTTGCGGCGGCGCTTCGGGGAATCCCTGCTGCACTGTCTGGACGAGCTGCGCGGCCGGCGGCAGCCGCCGCTGACCCTGTTCCAGCCGCCCGAGCATTTCGACATGCGGCTGGAGTTGGAGTATGGCGTGACCGACCACCAGCCGCTGATGTTTCCGCTGCGTCGGCTGGTGATGGATCTGGCGACCTTTCTGGCACGACGCATCCGGGGGGTGCAGCAGCTGACGGCGTGGCTGGATCATGAGCGCGGTTCGCGACGCACGTCTGACGAGGCGGCGCCGGGCGCGACGCCGCTGCGCCTGCGGCTGCTGGCACCGGAACATGACGGGGCCACGCTCTTCGAACTGCTGCGCAGCCGGCTGGAGGCCGTGGTGCTGGAGCGGCCGGTGGTGGGGCTGCGCCTGGTGGCCCGCGACCTGCAGCCGTTGCAGCCGCCGGGTCGTGACCTGTTCGATGCCCGTATCGGGCGGGCCGAGGGCTGGGGGCAGCTGCGCGAGCGCCTGCGCGTCCGGCTGGGTGAGGATGCGGTGTATGGGGTGGCGCCGGTGGCCGATCCGCGCCCTGAACATGCCTGGAAGAAGGTGGTGGGAGCCTCCATGGACGGGGGCGGCCGTGATGTGGGCCGGCGCGCGCCAGAGCGTCTGCCCGGCTGGCCGGCCCGGCCAGGCTGGATGCTGCCCGAGCCGCGTCCGCTCACCCAGCCCGTGGCCGAGATTGTTGGCGGACCGGAGCGACTGGAGTCCGGCTGGTGGGACGGCGGTGATCTGAAACGTGACTATTACGTGCTGCGCCTGGCCAATGGTCAGCTGGCCTGGGCATTCTCGGCCGTGGGCCAGCACGGGCCCTGGATGCTGCAAGGG
- the imuA gene encoding translesion DNA synthesis-associated protein ImuA: protein MGQMIATSQAAASLSDPAPASPVTLASLLAGRQVWQWQAAPLPLAAGIATGIRALDAALPLGGWPAASLSEVLSPAPGLSELRLLWPMLARLSQAGGRVVLVAPPFVPCAIAWQRAGVLLSRLEIIHAPEPADALWAFEQCLRSGSCAAVLGWPEGASHAALRRLQVAADHGQALGVALRSVRHAPQPSPAALRLQLLPDGGLQVLKCRGGAVPARPIALPVA, encoded by the coding sequence ATGGGACAGATGATTGCCACGTCTCAGGCTGCGGCATCCCTGTCGGACCCTGCCCCGGCCTCGCCGGTCACGCTGGCCAGCCTGCTGGCGGGGCGGCAGGTCTGGCAATGGCAGGCGGCACCGCTGCCGCTGGCTGCCGGCATTGCCACGGGCATCAGGGCGCTGGATGCGGCCCTGCCGCTGGGAGGATGGCCAGCCGCCTCGCTGTCCGAGGTGCTGTCACCGGCGCCGGGGCTGTCCGAGCTGCGGCTGCTGTGGCCTATGCTGGCGCGACTGTCGCAGGCCGGTGGCCGGGTGGTGCTGGTGGCGCCACCCTTCGTGCCCTGTGCCATTGCCTGGCAGCGGGCAGGCGTCCTGCTGTCCCGGCTGGAGATCATCCATGCCCCCGAGCCGGCCGATGCGCTCTGGGCCTTCGAGCAGTGCCTGCGGTCGGGCAGCTGTGCGGCCGTGCTGGGCTGGCCCGAGGGGGCCAGTCATGCGGCGCTACGCCGGCTGCAGGTGGCCGCCGACCATGGGCAGGCGCTGGGCGTGGCGCTGCGTTCCGTGCGCCATGCCCCCCAGCCCTCGCCGGCCGCGCTGCGGCTGCAGCTGCTGCCCGATGGCGGGCTGCAGGTGCTGAAATGCCGGGGCGGCGCAGTGCCTGCCCGCCCCATTGCCCTGCCGGTGGCCTGA
- the lexA gene encoding transcriptional repressor LexA, with amino-acid sequence MRALTERQRQVLDFLHRHLQTHGLPPTLHELMHAFGWASPAGAAKHLQALAARGLIELSPGKARGIRLLQGAAPAGADAGRDEAGDDEADTLRLPLVGRVAAGQPILAGDRIERHLKIDRWLFSPRPDFLLRVQGDSMIDDGILDGDLVAGKATPQALHGQIVIARVDGGITIKRLWQHNGQVRLLPRNARHVPIDPSPWEDFAIEGIYCGLLRRP; translated from the coding sequence ATGCGAGCACTCACCGAACGTCAGCGTCAGGTGCTGGACTTCCTGCACCGGCATCTGCAGACCCATGGCCTGCCCCCTACCCTGCACGAACTGATGCACGCCTTCGGCTGGGCCAGTCCCGCCGGGGCGGCCAAGCACCTGCAGGCGCTGGCGGCGCGTGGGCTCATCGAACTCAGCCCCGGCAAGGCGCGGGGCATCCGGCTGCTGCAAGGGGCGGCCCCTGCCGGGGCGGATGCAGGACGGGATGAAGCAGGCGATGACGAAGCCGACACCCTGCGACTGCCGCTGGTGGGACGGGTGGCGGCCGGTCAGCCGATCCTCGCCGGAGACCGCATCGAGCGTCACCTGAAGATCGACCGCTGGCTGTTCTCGCCCCGGCCCGATTTCCTGCTGCGCGTGCAGGGGGATTCAATGATCGACGACGGCATCCTTGACGGTGACCTGGTGGCCGGCAAGGCCACGCCGCAGGCGCTGCACGGCCAGATCGTCATTGCCCGGGTCGATGGCGGCATCACCATCAAGCGGCTCTGGCAGCACAATGGCCAGGTGCGGTTGCTGCCGCGCAATGCCCGGCATGTGCCCATCGATCCTTCCCCCTGGGAAGACTTCGCCATCGAGGGCATCTACTGCGGCCTGCTGCGCCGTCCCTGA
- a CDS encoding putative bifunctional diguanylate cyclase/phosphodiesterase produces the protein MFGPIRVGGRHGAATPTSSLWVSPVLEFLPDFHLSGVVATSVLLVILASHVALLLFFRRGRKALTKANMQLESANEELRRRAFIDPLTGLPNRMLFEDRLLHAMQRYDRDDDSRARREPRKVAVLFVDLDGFKPINDMLGHAVGDEVLKEAARRLRTTTRDSDTVARIGGDEFVLLAEDVSDVADCASLANRVIQVLAQPLEVQGHQVTLSGSVGVALYPEHGDRLKLVQNADAAMYTAKRAGGNTYALFESRMNEGLQDQLSLQQDLRHALERGELQLHYQPKIDARLGRLQGVEALLRWQHPTRGMVGPNVFIPIAERFGLINGLGNWVIEESCRQMRVWADEGLSMNVAINLSVHQLRTEELVPRIESALARYQVMPSQLLCEITESVAMEDIESTQRAFEALSRIGVYLSIDDFGTGYSSLSYLRQLPARQLKIDRSFVADIEVRPDARAIVSAVIQLAHQLGLRVVAEGVETEGQRDILLVLQCDELQGYLLARPMAVEALDDWLQKLPPDAPHPAVGARDEEVALMKDDVGEILV, from the coding sequence ATGTTCGGGCCGATCCGTGTGGGCGGCCGGCATGGCGCCGCCACACCGACATCCTCTCTCTGGGTGAGCCCCGTCTTGGAATTCCTGCCTGATTTCCATCTTTCCGGCGTGGTGGCGACTTCGGTGCTGCTCGTCATCCTTGCCTCCCATGTGGCGCTGCTGCTCTTTTTCCGGCGGGGGCGAAAGGCGCTCACGAAGGCCAACATGCAGCTGGAATCGGCCAATGAGGAACTGCGCCGGCGCGCCTTCATCGATCCGCTGACCGGGCTGCCCAATCGGATGCTCTTCGAGGATCGGCTGCTGCATGCGATGCAGCGTTACGACCGTGATGATGACAGCCGCGCACGGCGCGAGCCGCGCAAGGTGGCTGTGCTGTTCGTGGACCTGGACGGCTTCAAGCCGATCAACGACATGCTGGGCCACGCGGTGGGTGACGAGGTGCTGAAGGAAGCCGCCCGCCGGTTGCGCACGACCACGCGGGACAGCGACACGGTGGCCCGCATTGGCGGAGACGAGTTCGTGCTGCTGGCCGAGGATGTTTCGGATGTGGCCGATTGCGCCAGCCTGGCCAACCGGGTGATCCAGGTGCTGGCGCAGCCGCTGGAGGTTCAGGGCCACCAGGTGACGCTTTCCGGATCGGTAGGGGTGGCGCTGTACCCGGAGCATGGCGACCGCCTGAAGCTGGTGCAGAACGCCGATGCGGCCATGTACACCGCCAAGCGGGCCGGCGGCAATACCTATGCGCTTTTCGAGTCGCGGATGAACGAGGGGCTGCAGGATCAGCTGAGCCTGCAGCAGGACCTGCGTCACGCGCTGGAGCGCGGCGAGCTGCAGCTGCACTATCAGCCCAAGATCGATGCCCGGCTGGGACGGCTGCAGGGCGTGGAGGCGCTGCTGCGCTGGCAGCACCCCACGCGCGGCATGGTGGGGCCCAACGTCTTCATCCCGATTGCCGAGCGCTTCGGGCTGATCAACGGGCTGGGCAACTGGGTGATCGAGGAAAGCTGCCGCCAGATGCGCGTCTGGGCCGACGAGGGGCTTTCGATGAATGTGGCGATCAACCTGTCGGTCCACCAGCTGCGCACCGAGGAGCTGGTGCCGCGCATCGAGTCCGCCCTGGCCCGCTACCAGGTGATGCCCAGCCAGCTGCTGTGCGAGATCACCGAATCGGTGGCGATGGAGGACATCGAGAGCACCCAGCGTGCCTTCGAGGCGCTCTCGCGCATCGGCGTCTACCTGTCGATCGACGACTTCGGGACCGGCTATTCCAGCCTCAGCTACCTGCGGCAGCTACCTGCCCGGCAGCTGAAGATCGACCGCAGCTTCGTGGCCGACATCGAGGTGCGGCCGGATGCGCGGGCCATCGTGAGTGCGGTGATCCAGCTGGCCCATCAGCTGGGACTGCGGGTGGTGGCCGAGGGCGTGGAGACCGAGGGGCAGCGCGACATCCTGCTGGTCCTGCAGTGCGACGAGCTGCAGGGCTACCTGCTGGCCCGGCCGATGGCGGTGGAGGCACTGGATGACTGGCTGCAGAAGCTGCCGCCCGATGCACCGCACCCGGCCGTGGGCGCGCGCGATGAGGAGGTCGCCCTGATGAAGGATGACGTCGGGGAGATATTGGTGTAA
- a CDS encoding putative transporter, producing the protein MSDVALTISLLSLVAILGLGIGHIRLRGVSLGIGGVLFGGIIVGHFLTRHNFALNEHTMHFIQEFGLILFVYTIGIQVGPGFFSSLRQSGLRLNGVAMAIVGLGGLMVILLHLLLDIPLAVILGIFSGAVTNTPSLGAGQQVLAELSGESSAEIMGMGYAIAYPIGILGILFSMWFIRIVFRIDVNAEERQYEESLSQRQHGLESCNVRVTNTNLDGLQIADIPDFERHDVMYSRLKRGEQFFIPRVHTRLQMGDVLHLVGSPAALKRMQVIIGELANVSTSTRGTAYRSVRAVVTNDAVISKKIRHLDLQSHYDVVISRLNRAGIELVPTGGMALQFGDVINLVGRQEDIDTVMAMVGNAQQKLQQVQMMPIFIGIGLGVLLGSIPLYVPGLPVALKLGLAGGPLVVAIILARIGSLGKLYWFMPPSANLALREIGIVLFLAVVGIKAGGHFFHTLLSQDGVSWLGYGAIITIVPLLVVGMLARGVGKMNYLTLCGLLSGAMTDPPALAFANGIKEDSGAPALAYATVYPLVMFMRIILPQLLAVLLWAGS; encoded by the coding sequence ATGAGCGACGTCGCACTCACCATCAGCCTGCTGTCCCTGGTCGCCATCCTGGGCCTTGGCATCGGTCACATCCGCCTGCGCGGCGTCAGCCTGGGCATCGGCGGGGTGCTTTTCGGCGGCATCATCGTCGGACACTTCCTCACCCGCCACAATTTCGCGCTCAACGAGCACACGATGCACTTCATCCAGGAGTTCGGGCTCATCCTGTTCGTCTACACGATCGGGATCCAGGTGGGCCCAGGCTTCTTCTCCTCGCTGCGCCAGAGCGGCCTGCGTCTGAACGGCGTGGCCATGGCCATTGTCGGCCTGGGCGGCCTCATGGTCATCCTGCTGCACCTGCTGCTGGACATCCCGCTGGCCGTCATTCTCGGCATCTTCTCCGGTGCCGTCACCAACACGCCCTCGCTGGGCGCGGGCCAGCAGGTGCTGGCCGAACTCAGCGGCGAGAGCAGCGCCGAAATCATGGGCATGGGCTACGCCATCGCCTACCCGATCGGCATCCTGGGCATCCTGTTCTCCATGTGGTTCATCCGCATCGTGTTCCGCATCGACGTGAATGCCGAGGAACGCCAGTACGAGGAAAGCCTCTCCCAGCGCCAACATGGCCTGGAGAGCTGCAACGTGCGCGTCACCAACACGAACCTTGATGGCCTGCAGATCGCCGATATCCCCGATTTCGAGCGCCACGACGTGATGTATTCGCGTCTCAAGCGCGGCGAGCAGTTCTTCATCCCGCGCGTGCACACCCGGCTGCAGATGGGTGACGTGCTGCACCTGGTCGGCAGCCCAGCCGCCCTCAAGCGCATGCAGGTCATCATCGGCGAACTGGCCAATGTCAGCACCTCCACCCGGGGCACGGCCTACCGCTCGGTCCGTGCCGTCGTCACCAACGACGCCGTCATCAGCAAGAAGATCCGTCACCTTGACCTGCAGTCGCACTACGACGTGGTGATCTCCCGGCTCAACCGCGCCGGCATCGAACTGGTTCCCACCGGCGGCATGGCCCTGCAGTTCGGCGACGTGATCAACCTCGTGGGCCGCCAGGAAGACATCGACACCGTGATGGCCATGGTGGGCAACGCCCAGCAGAAGCTGCAGCAGGTGCAGATGATGCCCATCTTCATCGGCATCGGCCTGGGCGTGCTGCTGGGCTCCATCCCCCTCTACGTGCCGGGGCTGCCGGTGGCACTCAAGCTCGGTCTGGCCGGCGGCCCGCTGGTCGTGGCCATCATCCTGGCCCGTATCGGCAGCCTGGGCAAGCTCTACTGGTTCATGCCCCCCAGCGCCAACCTGGCGCTGCGCGAGATCGGCATCGTGCTGTTCCTGGCCGTGGTGGGCATCAAGGCCGGCGGCCACTTCTTCCACACGCTGCTCAGTCAGGACGGCGTGTCCTGGCTGGGCTATGGCGCCATCATCACTATCGTGCCACTGCTGGTCGTGGGCATGCTGGCTCGCGGCGTGGGCAAGATGAACTACCTGACGCTCTGCGGCCTGCTGTCCGGCGCCATGACCGATCCCCCGGCGCTGGCCTTTGCCAACGGCATCAAGGAAGACAGCGGCGCCCCCGCGCTGGCCTATGCCACCGTCTACCCGCTGGTGATGTTCATGCGCATCATCCTGCCACAGCTGCTGGCCGTGCTGCTGTGGGCAGGCAGCTGA
- a CDS encoding alpha-amylase family protein, whose amino-acid sequence MSRWIDHTIWWHVYPLGFAGAPIRPTPEERALSPRLDRLLPWLDYLIELGANGLALGPIFQSESHGYDTLDFYRIDSRLGDDATFDHLARACQERGIHLMLDGVFNHVGVGHPRFQAALAGNDPAAEAMFRIHRTEAGVHYDDFEGHQALPALNHDAPAVVDRVVDVMCHWLRRGASAWRLDAAYAVKPEFWTQVLPRVRAEFPDTWIVGEVIHGNYPDIVRRSGMDAVTQYELWKAAWSAPLEGNFFELDWCLKRHNDFLASFVPMTFIGNHDVTRIASRIGNDKAALAATILFTVGGIPSIYYGDEQAFQGIKTDREGGDDEVRPAFPDTPAALSPLGEPMRRIHHDLIGLRRRNPWLVNATTTPTQVEARTYVYDVNGREGQRLNVALRLDPSPMADIHAADGTHLLHVGA is encoded by the coding sequence ATGTCCCGCTGGATCGACCACACCATCTGGTGGCATGTCTATCCCCTGGGCTTTGCCGGGGCGCCCATACGCCCCACGCCTGAGGAACGGGCACTGTCCCCCCGGCTGGACCGCCTGTTGCCGTGGCTCGACTACCTGATCGAACTGGGCGCCAACGGCCTGGCCCTGGGGCCCATCTTCCAGTCCGAAAGCCACGGCTACGACACGCTGGATTTCTACCGCATCGACAGCCGGCTGGGCGACGACGCCACCTTCGACCATCTGGCCCGCGCCTGCCAGGAACGCGGCATCCATCTGATGCTCGATGGCGTGTTCAACCATGTGGGGGTTGGGCATCCGCGCTTTCAGGCCGCGCTGGCGGGCAATGATCCCGCTGCCGAGGCCATGTTCCGCATCCACCGCACCGAAGCCGGCGTCCATTACGACGACTTCGAGGGCCACCAGGCCCTGCCTGCCCTCAATCACGACGCCCCGGCCGTCGTCGATCGGGTGGTCGATGTCATGTGCCACTGGCTGCGACGCGGCGCCTCGGCCTGGCGTCTGGACGCCGCCTATGCCGTCAAGCCCGAATTCTGGACCCAGGTACTGCCACGCGTGCGCGCCGAATTCCCCGACACCTGGATCGTCGGCGAGGTCATACACGGCAACTATCCGGACATCGTGCGACGCTCCGGCATGGATGCCGTCACCCAGTACGAGTTGTGGAAGGCCGCCTGGAGCGCGCCGCTGGAGGGCAACTTCTTCGAGCTGGACTGGTGTCTGAAGCGCCACAACGACTTTCTGGCCAGCTTCGTGCCGATGACCTTCATCGGCAACCACGATGTCACCCGCATTGCCAGCCGCATCGGCAACGACAAGGCCGCCCTCGCTGCCACCATCCTCTTCACCGTGGGGGGCATCCCGTCCATCTACTACGGCGACGAACAGGCCTTCCAGGGCATCAAGACCGACAGGGAAGGGGGCGATGACGAAGTGCGCCCCGCCTTTCCCGACACGCCAGCGGCGCTGTCCCCCCTGGGCGAGCCCATGCGCCGGATCCATCATGACCTGATCGGGCTGCGCCGCCGCAACCCCTGGCTGGTGAATGCCACCACCACGCCCACCCAGGTGGAAGCGCGCACCTACGTCTACGACGTCAACGGCCGGGAAGGGCAGCGACTGAACGTTGCCCTGCGACTGGACCCCAGCCCGATGGCAGACATCCACGCCGCGGATGGCACGCATCTGCTGCACGTGGGGGCGTAA
- a CDS encoding TetR/AcrR family transcriptional regulator — MAERSLPNDGNRPGGKRRYLPAAERKREILEAAVEEFSIGGFAATSLERIAMRAGISKSGIYAHYGSKEEVFEGMLSMLLLPWEGHHCEALLEGEEAVSLSELLDRYLDRIYAQLSDPRAVAAFRLLMTESGRIPDVVQQWARRMLERSLFGDRRFLDLCIEKGLIRGDFSNEDYFFGTMPGALWLMQQVLFGAGDGAPVSQARVRALHKRLLMEVLAPVNPAQPA; from the coding sequence TTGGCCGAGCGTTCCCTGCCAAACGATGGCAACCGCCCGGGGGGCAAGCGGCGTTATCTGCCCGCTGCCGAGCGCAAGCGCGAGATCCTGGAGGCCGCTGTCGAGGAGTTCTCGATCGGAGGATTTGCCGCCACGTCGCTGGAGCGCATCGCCATGCGTGCGGGCATCTCCAAGTCGGGCATCTATGCGCATTACGGCAGCAAGGAAGAAGTCTTCGAGGGCATGCTGAGCATGCTGTTGCTGCCCTGGGAGGGCCACCACTGCGAGGCGCTGCTTGAAGGTGAGGAGGCTGTTTCGCTGTCCGAGCTGCTGGACCGCTATCTGGACCGCATCTATGCCCAGCTGAGCGACCCGCGTGCGGTTGCAGCCTTCCGGCTGCTGATGACGGAAAGCGGGCGCATTCCTGATGTGGTGCAGCAATGGGCCCGGCGGATGCTGGAGCGCAGTCTCTTCGGTGATCGCCGCTTTCTGGATCTCTGCATCGAGAAGGGTCTGATCCGTGGCGACTTCAGCAACGAGGACTATTTCTTCGGGACGATGCCGGGTGCGTTGTGGCTGATGCAGCAGGTCCTGTTCGGTGCTGGCGATGGTGCGCCGGTTTCACAGGCGCGGGTCCGTGCCCTGCACAAGCGGCTGCTGATGGAGGTATTGGCGCCGGTGAATCCCGCGCAGCCGGCCTGA
- a CDS encoding gamma-glutamylcyclotransferase family protein produces MERLFSYGTLQLPDVQTATFGRLLQGQADSLVGFRQEMLAIRDPDVVKLSGKTHHPILLATGNPADTVSGTVFLITPEELAQADKYEVSDYRRVLAPLTSGGSAWAYVAQESSTDAA; encoded by the coding sequence ATGGAACGACTTTTCTCATACGGCACACTGCAACTGCCCGACGTGCAGACCGCCACCTTCGGCCGGCTGCTGCAAGGGCAGGCCGACAGCCTCGTCGGCTTCCGGCAGGAGATGCTGGCCATCCGCGACCCGGACGTCGTGAAGCTCAGCGGCAAGACCCATCATCCCATCCTGCTGGCCACCGGCAACCCGGCCGACACGGTCTCGGGCACCGTCTTCCTGATCACGCCCGAGGAACTGGCCCAGGCCGACAAGTACGAGGTGAGCGACTATCGCCGCGTCCTGGCCCCGCTGACCAGCGGCGGCAGTGCCTGGGCCTACGTGGCCCAGGAAAGCAGCACCGACGCCGCCTGA
- a CDS encoding DUF2238 domain-containing protein: MQIRQTFAPLLAAAVAAVALWSGIAPIDRAVWWAEVTPIFIVYGALLVTARWFRFSNLAYALMSGWMLLHLVGAHYTFANVPFEWGNRLLSPLLGESRNHFDRVAHFIIGLYSYPMAEWLLRRRLCGMGVAFFFSLFFIMSVAAAYEIIEWQYAVIDGGNAGIEFLGSQGDIWDAQKDMLADTLGALTALLLYLVVRPDRTMRMAGQQAGPGAGR, from the coding sequence ATGCAGATCCGCCAGACATTCGCCCCGTTGCTGGCCGCCGCCGTTGCGGCCGTCGCCCTCTGGTCGGGCATCGCCCCGATCGACCGTGCCGTCTGGTGGGCCGAGGTCACGCCCATCTTCATCGTGTACGGTGCGCTGCTGGTCACCGCACGCTGGTTCCGCTTCAGCAACCTGGCCTATGCCCTGATGAGCGGCTGGATGCTGCTGCACCTGGTGGGTGCGCACTACACCTTTGCCAACGTGCCCTTCGAATGGGGCAACCGGCTGCTGTCGCCGCTGCTGGGCGAATCGCGCAACCACTTCGACCGCGTGGCCCACTTCATCATCGGCCTCTACAGCTACCCCATGGCCGAATGGCTGCTGCGCCGCCGGCTCTGCGGCATGGGCGTGGCCTTCTTCTTCTCGCTCTTCTTCATCATGAGCGTGGCCGCCGCCTATGAGATCATCGAGTGGCAGTACGCCGTCATCGACGGCGGAAATGCCGGCATCGAGTTCCTGGGCTCGCAGGGCGACATCTGGGACGCCCAGAAGGACATGCTGGCCGACACGCTGGGCGCACTGACGGCGCTGCTGCTCTACCTGGTCGTCCGACCGGACCGGACGATGCGGATGGCGGGGCAGCAAGCAGGCCCGGGAGCAGGGCGCTGA
- a CDS encoding NAD-dependent succinate-semialdehyde dehydrogenase, whose protein sequence is MAYQTTNPYTGKTLKTFPDATDAEVAQALERGHAAFQQWRLKPVRERVTFLQKAADLLRAKRTEYAKLLTTEMGKLLAEAEAEVELSAAILEYYVKHAEAELAPQPLPCEDPVVSEAQLVHEPLGIILAIEPWNFPYYQIARIMAPQLAAGNVILLKHASNVPQSAAAFEKLMQETGLPAGCFQNLYATRGQIETIINDPRVQGVALTGSEGAGALVAAQAGRALKKSTMELGGSDAFIVLDDADLDKAVKWAVFGRHWNGGQVCCSSKRIIVHESIHDEFVRRYTEGVAQLKAGDPMEASTTLAPLSSQQAADDVRRWIDEAVAHGATATVIGAEVPRQGAFVRPVLLTGVKPGNPVYHHEFFGPVSMIFKVKDEDEAIRLANDSPFGLGGSVFTQDIERGKRVAAQISTGMVYINHPTAVKADLPFGGIRRSGYGRELIGLGLKEFVNHKLVGVTDIDGAF, encoded by the coding sequence ATGGCCTATCAGACGACCAACCCCTATACCGGCAAGACCCTGAAGACCTTTCCCGATGCCACCGATGCCGAAGTGGCCCAGGCCCTGGAACGCGGCCACGCCGCCTTTCAGCAATGGCGCCTGAAGCCCGTCAGGGAACGGGTGACGTTCCTGCAGAAGGCAGCCGACCTGCTGCGCGCCAAGCGTACCGAATACGCGAAGCTTCTCACCACCGAGATGGGCAAGCTGCTGGCCGAGGCCGAGGCTGAGGTGGAATTGTCGGCGGCCATCCTGGAATACTACGTGAAGCATGCCGAGGCAGAGCTGGCCCCGCAGCCGCTGCCCTGCGAGGATCCCGTCGTGTCCGAGGCCCAGCTGGTCCACGAGCCGCTGGGCATCATCCTGGCCATCGAACCCTGGAACTTCCCGTACTACCAGATTGCCCGCATCATGGCGCCGCAGCTGGCAGCGGGCAACGTCATCCTCCTGAAGCATGCCTCCAACGTGCCGCAATCGGCCGCCGCCTTCGAGAAGCTGATGCAGGAGACGGGGCTGCCGGCAGGGTGCTTCCAGAACCTGTACGCCACGCGGGGCCAGATCGAGACAATCATCAACGACCCGCGCGTGCAGGGCGTGGCCCTGACAGGCTCCGAAGGAGCAGGGGCCCTGGTGGCAGCCCAGGCGGGCAGGGCACTGAAGAAATCCACGATGGAACTGGGCGGCTCGGATGCCTTCATCGTGCTGGACGACGCCGACCTGGACAAGGCGGTGAAATGGGCCGTGTTCGGACGCCACTGGAACGGGGGGCAGGTCTGCTGCTCGTCCAAGCGCATCATCGTGCATGAATCGATTCATGACGAGTTCGTCCGGCGCTACACCGAGGGGGTGGCGCAGCTGAAGGCGGGCGATCCGATGGAGGCGTCCACCACGCTGGCCCCGCTGTCGTCGCAACAGGCGGCCGACGACGTGCGCCGCTGGATCGATGAAGCCGTGGCCCACGGCGCCACGGCCACCGTGATCGGGGCCGAGGTGCCCAGGCAGGGCGCCTTCGTGCGACCGGTGCTGCTCACCGGGGTGAAGCCCGGAAACCCGGTCTACCACCACGAGTTCTTCGGCCCGGTCTCGATGATCTTCAAGGTGAAGGACGAGGACGAGGCCATCCGGCTGGCCAACGACTCGCCGTTCGGCCTGGGCGGCTCGGTGTTCACGCAGGACATTGAGCGCGGCAAGCGGGTGGCCGCGCAGATCTCCACCGGCATGGTCTACATCAACCATCCCACGGCGGTGAAGGCTGACCTGCCATTTGGCGGAATACGCCGTTCGGGCTATGGCCGCGAGCTGATCGGCCTGGGCCTGAAGGAGTTCGTCAACCACAAGCTGGTCGGCGTCACCGACATCGACGGGGCATTCTGA